A genomic stretch from Campylobacter lari subsp. concheus includes:
- a CDS encoding fumarate reductase cytochrome b subunit: MSQLIEGFLGKSIDGKKSKMPAKLDYIQSATGLILGLFMWAHMLFVSTILVSDDFFDSVVHFLELKFIINSPMMSYITSFLAACVLVIFFVHAGLAMRKFPINFRQYQLCRTHLKYMNHGDSSLWWVQAATGFVMFFLGSAHLIFIITNADKISADMSGDRVVSHFMWLFYIALLICVELHGSIGLYRLCVKWGWFEGKDAKESRKKLKKAKWFISIFFLVLGVLSLAAFAKIGFNNYQNNSVAQIVKTYDGAKYEHTI, from the coding sequence ATGAGCCAACTCATTGAAGGTTTTTTAGGCAAGAGTATTGATGGCAAAAAAAGCAAAATGCCAGCAAAACTTGACTATATTCAAAGTGCAACAGGCTTAATTTTAGGCTTGTTTATGTGGGCACATATGTTGTTCGTTTCTACCATTTTGGTTAGTGATGATTTTTTTGATTCAGTAGTTCACTTTTTGGAACTAAAATTTATCATTAATAGCCCTATGATGAGCTACATCACTTCTTTCTTAGCTGCCTGTGTTTTAGTTATTTTCTTTGTGCATGCGGGTCTTGCAATGAGAAAATTCCCTATTAACTTCAGACAATATCAACTTTGTAGAACGCACTTAAAATATATGAATCATGGTGATTCTTCTTTATGGTGGGTTCAAGCTGCAACTGGTTTTGTAATGTTTTTCTTGGGTTCTGCACACTTAATTTTTATCATTACTAATGCAGATAAAATCAGTGCTGATATGTCAGGTGATAGAGTAGTGAGCCATTTTATGTGGTTATTTTACATTGCCTTACTAATCTGTGTTGAGTTGCATGGTAGTATTGGTCTTTATAGATTATGTGTAAAATGGGGTTGGTTTGAAGGTAAAGATGCAAAAGAAAGTCGTAAAAAACTTAAAAAAGCAAAATGGTTTATTAGTATTTTCTTCTTAGTTTTGGGTGTATTAAGTTTGGCTGCTTTTGCAAAAATAGGCTTTAATAATTACCAAAACAACTCTGTAGCGCAAATAGTAAAAACTTATGATGGAGCTAAATATGAACATACAATATAG
- a CDS encoding fumarate reductase flavoprotein subunit, translating into MNIQYSDALVIGGGLAGLRAAIEVAKSGQSVTLLSICPVKRSHSAAVQGGMQASLGNSVKGEGDNEDVHFADTVKGSDWGCDQEVARMFAQTAPKAVRELAAWGVPWTRVTKGPRTVVINAQKTTIEEKEEAHGLINARDFGGTKKWRTCYIADATGHCMLYGVANEAIKHQVKIIDRMEAVRIIHDGKKCLGAIARDLTNGELIAYVARGTMIATGGYGRIYKQTTNAVICEGTGAAIALETGLCRLSNMEAVQFHPTPIVPSGILLTEGCRGDGGILRDVDGYRFMPDYEPEKKELASRDVVSRRMMEHIRKGKGVKSPYGDHLWLDISILGRAHVEKNLRDVQDICKTFNGIDPADEGPKGWAPVLPMQHYSMGGIRTKPTGESQWLNGLFACGEAACWDMHGFNRLGGNSCSETVVAGMIVGDYFAQYCKENGNDIDTNIVKSFLSKEYDYLKSLVSKEGKHDVFEIKNRMKDIMWEKVAIFRTGQGLEEAVKELEELYHKSLDLKVHDKELKCANPELEEAYRVPRMLKIALCVAYGAFLRTESRGAHYREDYPKRDDLNWMKRTNTYWVEGESMPRVEYEDLDIMKMEIPPAFRGYGAKGNIIENPLSEKRQAEVDAIREKMEAEGKGRYEIQHALMPYELQAKFKAPNQRIGVDYE; encoded by the coding sequence ATGAACATACAATATAGTGATGCTTTAGTTATCGGTGGTGGTCTTGCAGGTTTAAGAGCTGCTATTGAAGTTGCAAAAAGTGGTCAAAGTGTAACTTTATTAAGTATTTGTCCGGTTAAAAGATCTCACTCAGCTGCTGTACAAGGTGGTATGCAAGCGAGTTTAGGAAATAGCGTTAAAGGTGAGGGAGATAATGAAGATGTACATTTTGCTGATACAGTAAAAGGATCTGACTGGGGCTGTGATCAAGAAGTTGCAAGAATGTTTGCACAAACTGCTCCAAAAGCTGTGCGTGAGCTTGCTGCTTGGGGTGTACCTTGGACTAGGGTTACAAAAGGACCTAGAACTGTAGTTATCAATGCTCAAAAAACTACTATTGAAGAAAAAGAAGAAGCACATGGTCTTATAAATGCAAGAGATTTTGGTGGTACTAAAAAATGGAGAACATGTTATATTGCTGATGCAACAGGGCATTGTATGCTTTATGGTGTAGCAAATGAAGCGATTAAACATCAAGTTAAAATCATCGATAGAATGGAAGCGGTAAGAATTATTCATGATGGTAAAAAATGCTTAGGAGCTATTGCTAGAGATTTAACCAATGGAGAATTAATCGCTTATGTTGCTAGAGGAACTATGATTGCAACAGGTGGTTATGGTAGAATTTATAAACAAACTACAAATGCTGTTATTTGTGAAGGTACAGGAGCTGCTATTGCTTTAGAAACTGGACTTTGCAGACTTTCAAATATGGAGGCAGTGCAATTTCACCCAACTCCAATCGTACCAAGTGGTATCTTATTAACTGAAGGCTGTAGAGGCGATGGCGGTATCTTAAGAGATGTTGATGGATATCGCTTTATGCCTGATTATGAGCCTGAGAAAAAAGAACTTGCAAGTAGGGATGTTGTAAGTCGTAGAATGATGGAGCATATTAGAAAAGGAAAAGGTGTAAAAAGCCCTTATGGAGATCATTTATGGCTTGATATTTCTATCCTTGGTCGTGCTCATGTTGAAAAAAATCTTCGTGATGTTCAAGATATTTGTAAAACATTTAATGGTATTGATCCTGCTGATGAGGGTCCAAAAGGTTGGGCACCAGTTTTACCTATGCAACATTACTCAATGGGTGGTATTAGAACTAAACCAACCGGTGAAAGCCAATGGCTAAATGGTCTTTTTGCATGTGGTGAAGCGGCTTGTTGGGATATGCACGGATTTAACCGCTTGGGTGGAAATTCATGTTCAGAAACTGTTGTTGCAGGTATGATCGTAGGAGATTATTTTGCACAATATTGTAAAGAAAATGGTAATGATATTGATACAAATATCGTTAAATCTTTCCTTTCTAAAGAGTATGATTACTTAAAATCTCTTGTTAGCAAAGAGGGAAAACATGATGTATTTGAAATCAAAAACAGAATGAAAGATATTATGTGGGAAAAAGTAGCTATCTTTAGAACAGGTCAGGGCCTTGAAGAAGCGGTTAAAGAGCTTGAAGAATTGTATCATAAATCACTTGATCTAAAAGTACATGATAAAGAATTAAAATGTGCAAATCCAGAGCTTGAAGAAGCTTATAGAGTTCCAAGAATGCTAAAAATTGCTTTATGTGTTGCTTATGGTGCATTTTTAAGAACAGAAAGCCGTGGGGCTCATTATAGAGAAGATTATCCAAAAAGAGATGACTTAAATTGGATGAAAAGAACAAATACTTACTGGGTAGAAGGTGAAAGTATGCCTAGAGTTGAGTATGAAGATCTTGACATTATGAAAATGGAAATTCCACCTGCATTTAGAGGTTATGGTGCTAAAGGAAATATCATTGAAAATCCATTGAGTGAAAAACGCCAAGCTGAAGTAGATGCGATCCGTGAAAAAATGGAAGCAGAGGGCAAAGGAAGATATGAAATTCAACATGCTCTAATGCCTTATGAATTGCAAGCTAAATTTAAAGCACCAAATCAAAGAATAGGAGTTGATTATGAGTAG
- a CDS encoding fumarate reductase iron-sulfur subunit, whose product MSRKLTIRAFKYNPLSKISKPHFVTYELEETPFMTIFVCLTQIREKMDADLSFDFVCRAGICGSCAMMINGKPKLACKTLTKDYPDGVIELMPLPAFRHIKDLSVNTGEWFDGMCKRVESWVHNEKETDISKLEERIEPEVADETFELDRCIECGICVASCATKLMRPDFIAATGLLRTARYLQDPHDHRTIEDFYELVGDDDGVFGCMSLLACEDNCPKELPLQSKIAYMRRQLVAQRNK is encoded by the coding sequence ATGAGTAGAAAATTAACAATAAGAGCATTTAAATATAATCCATTAAGTAAAATTTCTAAGCCTCATTTTGTTACTTATGAGCTTGAAGAAACTCCATTTATGACGATTTTTGTGTGCTTAACTCAAATCAGAGAAAAAATGGATGCGGATTTGAGTTTTGACTTTGTATGTAGAGCAGGGATTTGTGGAAGCTGTGCTATGATGATCAATGGTAAACCAAAACTAGCTTGTAAAACATTGACAAAAGACTATCCAGATGGCGTTATAGAGCTTATGCCTTTACCTGCATTTAGACATATTAAAGATTTGAGTGTTAATACAGGTGAGTGGTTTGATGGTATGTGTAAGCGCGTTGAAAGCTGGGTGCATAATGAAAAAGAAACAGATATTTCTAAACTTGAAGAACGTATTGAGCCAGAAGTTGCTGATGAGACTTTTGAACTTGATCGTTGTATAGAGTGTGGAATTTGTGTTGCTTCTTGTGCGACTAAGTTAATGAGACCTGATTTTATAGCAGCTACTGGACTTTTAAGAACAGCTAGATATTTACAAGATCCACATGATCATAGAACTATAGAAGATTTTTATGAATTAGTGGGTGATGATGATGGTGTATTTGGATGTATGTCTTTACTTGCATGTGAAGATAATTGTCCAAAAGAACTACCTTTACAAAGTAAAATCGCTTATATGAGAAGACAGCTTGTCGCTCAAAGAAACAAATAA
- a CDS encoding dynamin family protein, with protein sequence MSLKETNNPSPQEKGALKTLLKQIWQNHSVYLDTNTLFDESLIDTQKAAIILSANIHNYERFSALNEFKSLMKSLNLRLDLYGIQYAQVCFINALNLGILDKNELLKSLEKLQKITGNTLMYAFVSRQKVIQKDYKQEVKNSHQTLDLINKKLQELCEDEKAQKLLQEALVKFSNIDFSIAVTGVVNAGKSSMLNALLKKDFLGVSNVPETANLSVLKYGKEQKAKIYFWNEEEWQDILKSSKDNQDMQELIKQLEQNFNLNKYIEKENKNIEIKIDELKNYTSAKNKISALIKKIELFSSLDFLKDNVCIVDTPGLDDVIIQRELLTKAYISKADFLIHLMNASQSLSQKDCDFIIQCLLTSRVSKLLIVLTKADLLSQKDLQEVINYTKNKLKENLVQKQLSQELLDSVDFVSISSKLANDFYQKRGGNLEQSNILILEELIAKSLYDKNKIALSAYKKELLLHLEKIEEKIKFSNKILNYESFELDKQNQAIINDFKAKKEKLIQVKAELSAIFNTKDENTQEILTLLHLLAKKLKEKLIDELKYNQNNKTKNNTQRLNIIIDTTLKDGIFDLLRELKQQSEYKINELKNTLSVKYDFLKAILEQNCDDFKSKVEIKIESIFTNDLFMTLKAELLKNLESTQDIYKLESSLENQILKKLQTFNIEKIALELKNNQEFFANLELSLNLYEKEQEEQIKDLKDLISQIEQNEQNSKEFLEKNNTKLQGLKTLKTELLSAK encoded by the coding sequence TTGTCGCTCAAAGAAACAAATAATCCTAGCCCCCAAGAAAAGGGGGCGCTTAAAACCTTACTAAAACAAATTTGGCAAAATCATAGTGTTTATCTTGACACAAATACACTTTTTGATGAAAGTTTAATTGACACTCAAAAAGCAGCAATTATTTTAAGTGCTAATATTCATAATTATGAAAGATTTAGTGCTTTAAATGAATTTAAAAGTTTGATGAAAAGTTTAAATTTACGCTTAGACCTTTATGGTATTCAGTATGCGCAGGTTTGTTTTATTAACGCTTTAAATTTGGGAATTCTAGACAAAAACGAGCTTTTAAAATCCTTGGAAAAACTTCAAAAAATCACTGGTAATACTTTAATGTATGCTTTTGTATCTAGGCAAAAAGTTATTCAAAAAGATTACAAGCAAGAAGTTAAAAACTCACATCAAACACTAGATCTTATTAACAAAAAATTACAAGAGCTTTGCGAGGATGAAAAAGCACAAAAACTCTTACAAGAAGCTTTAGTTAAATTTAGTAATATTGATTTTTCTATTGCGGTAACGGGTGTAGTAAATGCAGGTAAATCAAGTATGTTAAATGCACTTTTAAAAAAAGATTTTTTAGGTGTATCTAATGTGCCTGAAACTGCAAATTTGAGTGTTTTAAAATACGGTAAAGAGCAAAAAGCTAAGATATATTTTTGGAATGAAGAAGAATGGCAAGATATTTTAAAAAGCTCTAAAGATAATCAAGATATGCAAGAACTTATAAAGCAATTAGAGCAAAATTTTAACCTAAATAAATATATCGAAAAAGAAAATAAAAATATAGAAATAAAAATTGATGAATTAAAAAATTACACTAGTGCAAAAAATAAAATTTCAGCACTTATTAAAAAAATAGAGCTTTTTTCATCGCTTGATTTTTTAAAAGATAATGTTTGTATAGTTGATACTCCAGGACTTGATGATGTGATTATCCAAAGAGAGCTTTTAACAAAAGCTTATATAAGCAAGGCTGACTTTTTAATTCATCTTATGAATGCTTCTCAAAGTCTTAGTCAAAAAGATTGTGATTTTATTATACAATGTTTGCTAACTTCAAGAGTAAGTAAGCTTTTGATTGTGCTTACTAAAGCTGATTTACTTAGTCAAAAAGACTTGCAAGAAGTAATTAACTATACTAAAAATAAGCTCAAAGAAAATTTAGTACAAAAGCAGTTGAGCCAAGAATTATTAGATAGTGTAGATTTTGTGAGTATTTCTTCAAAACTAGCTAATGATTTTTACCAAAAAAGAGGTGGAAATTTAGAACAAAGCAATATTTTAATACTAGAAGAACTTATAGCTAAAAGCTTATATGATAAAAACAAAATCGCTCTAAGTGCTTATAAAAAAGAATTGTTATTGCATTTAGAAAAAATAGAAGAAAAAATTAAATTTTCTAATAAAATACTAAATTACGAAAGCTTTGAGCTTGATAAGCAAAATCAAGCTATTATCAATGATTTTAAAGCAAAAAAAGAAAAATTAATACAAGTAAAAGCAGAGTTAAGTGCTATTTTTAACACAAAAGATGAAAATACTCAAGAAATTTTAACGCTTTTGCATTTACTAGCTAAGAAATTAAAAGAAAAACTCATAGATGAGTTAAAATATAATCAAAATAATAAAACCAAAAATAACACTCAAAGATTAAATATCATTATCGATACGACTTTAAAAGATGGAATTTTTGATCTTTTAAGAGAGTTAAAACAACAAAGTGAGTATAAGATCAATGAGCTTAAAAATACACTAAGTGTGAAATATGATTTTTTAAAAGCTATTTTAGAGCAAAATTGTGATGATTTTAAAAGTAAGGTTGAAATAAAAATAGAAAGTATTTTTACTAATGATCTTTTTATGACATTAAAAGCTGAGCTTTTAAAAAATTTAGAATCCACGCAAGATATTTATAAACTAGAAAGTTCTTTAGAAAATCAAATTTTAAAAAAATTACAAACATTTAATATAGAAAAAATCGCTTTAGAATTAAAAAATAACCAAGAATTTTTTGCTAATTTAGAGCTTAGCTTGAATTTATACGAAAAAGAGCAAGAAGAGCAAATCAAAGACTTAAAAGACTTGATTTCACAAATAGAACAAAATGAACAAAATTCCAAAGAGTTTTTAGAAAAAAACAATACAAAATTACAAGGTTTAAAGACTTTAAAAACGGAGCTTTTAAGTGCAAAATAA
- a CDS encoding dynamin family protein, translating to MQNNLINDFLKAYENAYCKNFDDSFEGKILAIKNAFLEPSLHLNDVFLKDLEMIIASYKRAINVAIIGQFSSGKSTLLNLILQKECLPTGVVPVTFKPTFLRYAKEYFLRVEYEDGSDEIVDIDELSKFSDQRNELKETKSLHLFAPIELLKNITLIDTPGLNANTIDTLTTFKELSFMHSAIWLSLIDNAGKKSEEDAIKANAKLLKRGGICVLNQKDKLSQDELENVLNYAHLVFDKYFEKIIAISCKEANFDLQKSNLPLLYKYLNELDYEYIKKDFIKEKLSDLCELLSNQYDLFQNALEQLELKFNTILQTFKVSKLEQKIKILNHDCLDKLKLVGEKIAQEILKFIKEKDSSYYKEAKGLFKKNLYEKVAYKAPYLSSDDAFLAMFYNSEAMNKEFKRLKNEIALEFSQIKDDFSLFFTHLEEQILLFKAQFSNLQKENALESEKEFASFRSFASASEELFLKDFKQLLFKSQLELDLFLEKLNLKALANYESATKLTLGFFSTKMNASKEFYELDSTEFSLYHPKASEVHQRVLTELNVYEFEDLLLNKPVVLKIYKNYMQSFVDFIEAKRQIILNLKSEFEAKKSMISSIKSQISKL from the coding sequence GTGCAAAATAATTTGATTAATGATTTTTTAAAAGCTTATGAAAATGCTTATTGTAAAAATTTTGATGATAGTTTTGAAGGAAAGATTTTAGCAATTAAAAATGCATTTTTAGAGCCAAGTCTGCATTTAAATGATGTATTTTTAAAAGATCTTGAAATGATCATAGCTAGTTATAAAAGAGCCATTAATGTGGCCATTATAGGGCAATTTTCCAGCGGTAAATCCACGCTTTTAAATTTGATTTTACAAAAAGAATGCCTGCCAACAGGCGTGGTACCAGTAACTTTTAAGCCTACTTTTTTACGCTATGCTAAGGAGTATTTTTTAAGAGTTGAATATGAAGATGGTAGTGATGAGATTGTTGATATAGATGAGCTTTCTAAATTTAGCGATCAAAGAAATGAGCTAAAAGAAACTAAAAGTTTGCACCTTTTTGCACCTATTGAGCTTTTAAAAAATATCACGCTTATAGATACTCCAGGTCTAAATGCAAATACCATCGATACGCTAACTACTTTTAAAGAGCTTTCTTTTATGCATAGTGCTATTTGGCTTAGTTTGATTGATAATGCAGGCAAAAAAAGCGAAGAAGATGCTATAAAAGCAAATGCTAAGCTTTTAAAGCGTGGCGGGATTTGTGTACTTAATCAAAAAGACAAGTTAAGTCAAGATGAGTTAGAAAATGTTTTAAATTATGCTCATTTGGTTTTTGATAAGTATTTTGAAAAAATCATTGCAATTTCATGCAAAGAAGCAAATTTTGATTTACAAAAGTCAAATTTACCTTTGCTTTATAAGTATTTAAATGAACTTGATTATGAGTATATTAAAAAAGATTTTATTAAAGAAAAACTTAGCGATTTATGTGAACTTTTGTCAAATCAATATGATTTATTTCAAAATGCGCTAGAGCAATTAGAACTTAAATTTAATACTATTTTGCAAACTTTCAAAGTAAGCAAGCTAGAGCAAAAAATCAAAATTTTAAATCATGATTGTTTAGATAAATTAAAACTTGTTGGAGAAAAAATTGCTCAAGAAATTTTAAAATTTATCAAAGAAAAAGATAGTAGTTATTATAAAGAAGCTAAGGGTTTGTTTAAGAAAAATCTTTATGAAAAAGTCGCTTATAAGGCGCCATATCTTTCAAGTGATGATGCGTTTTTGGCTATGTTTTATAATTCTGAAGCAATGAATAAGGAATTTAAAAGATTAAAAAATGAAATCGCTTTAGAATTTAGTCAAATCAAAGATGATTTTTCCTTATTTTTTACTCATTTAGAAGAGCAAATTTTGCTTTTTAAAGCTCAATTTTCAAATTTACAAAAAGAAAATGCCTTAGAAAGTGAAAAAGAATTTGCTAGCTTTAGAAGTTTTGCTAGTGCTAGCGAGGAACTTTTTTTGAAAGATTTTAAGCAATTATTATTTAAAAGCCAACTTGAACTTGATTTATTTTTAGAAAAGCTTAATCTAAAAGCTTTAGCAAATTATGAAAGTGCTACTAAACTTACTTTGGGATTTTTTAGTACCAAAATGAATGCGAGTAAAGAATTTTATGAGCTTGATAGTACCGAGTTTAGCTTGTATCATCCAAAAGCAAGTGAAGTACATCAAAGAGTATTAACTGAGCTTAATGTATATGAATTTGAAGATTTGCTTTTAAATAAGCCTGTAGTTTTAAAAATTTATAAAAATTATATGCAAAGTTTTGTTGATTTTATCGAAGCTAAAAGACAGATTATTTTGAATTTAAAAAGTGAATTTGAAGCCAAAAAATCAATGATTTCTAGCATCAAATCCCAAATTTCTAAGCTTTAA
- a CDS encoding NAD(P)H-dependent oxidoreductase, translating into MQKALLLNGAKAFGHSRGRLNTSLHELALKTLQELGLQTKQTHIDQGYDTNDEVEKILNADVLIWQMPGWWMGEPWIVKKYIDDVFTAGHGVFYKNDGRSHNEPTKNYGTGGLLKNKKYMLSLTWNAPMQAFDDENEFFNGAGVDGVYLHFHKAHEFLGMSALPTFIANDVIKNPQVQEYFTNYKAHLEKIFKA; encoded by the coding sequence ATGCAAAAAGCATTATTATTAAATGGTGCAAAAGCCTTTGGACACTCCAGAGGAAGACTAAATACAAGCTTACATGAGCTTGCACTTAAAACTTTACAAGAACTTGGTTTACAAACCAAACAAACACATATAGATCAAGGCTATGATACAAACGATGAGGTAGAAAAAATTCTAAATGCTGATGTTTTGATTTGGCAAATGCCTGGTTGGTGGATGGGAGAGCCTTGGATAGTGAAAAAATACATTGACGATGTTTTCACAGCAGGACATGGAGTATTTTATAAAAACGATGGTAGAAGTCATAATGAACCTACTAAGAATTACGGCACAGGTGGGCTTTTAAAAAATAAAAAATACATGCTTTCACTAACTTGGAATGCTCCAATGCAAGCATTTGATGATGAAAATGAATTCTTTAATGGAGCTGGGGTTGATGGAGTGTATTTACACTTTCACAAAGCACATGAGTTTTTAGGAATGAGTGCTTTGCCTACTTTCATAGCAAATGATGTAATCAAAAATCCTCAAGTACAAGAATATTTCACAAACTACAAAGCGCACTTAGAAAAGATTTTTAAAGCTTAG
- the rrpA gene encoding MarR family transcription factor RrpA: MEEKCDFTECGFNYTLSLISGKYKMSVLYCLFRYEVVRYNELKRYLGNISFKTLTHTLRELENDDLITRKEYPQIPPKVEYRLAKKGQSLIPILQAMCDWGEVNQKEEK; the protein is encoded by the coding sequence ATGGAAGAAAAGTGTGATTTTACAGAATGTGGATTTAATTATACCTTGTCTTTGATTTCTGGAAAGTATAAGATGAGTGTTTTGTATTGTTTATTTCGCTATGAAGTTGTAAGATATAATGAGCTTAAAAGATATCTTGGCAATATTTCTTTTAAGACCTTAACGCATACTTTAAGAGAGCTTGAAAATGATGATTTAATCACGCGTAAAGAATACCCGCAAATCCCTCCAAAAGTAGAATACCGCCTTGCTAAAAAAGGACAAAGCTTGATCCCTATTTTGCAAGCGATGTGTGATTGGGGCGAGGTAAATCAAAAGGAAGAAAAATGA
- a CDS encoding lipocalin family protein, translated as MIELLDGINLEKYMGTWLEMARKPAFFQKTCKSAKAEYELEYEGSTPIIKVKNICTKENGEISQANGKARVKSPRALAVKFSIFMNIFNKPNYEIIYIDTNYQVSIVGSPDKKYLWILSRQILTKEQINSLLEIAKQRGFDISDVIFDEY; from the coding sequence ATGATAGAATTATTAGATGGTATAAATTTAGAAAAATACATGGGTACATGGTTAGAAATGGCTAGAAAACCTGCATTTTTTCAAAAAACTTGCAAAAGTGCTAAAGCAGAATATGAGCTAGAGTATGAAGGCTCTACGCCTATAATCAAAGTCAAAAATATATGCACAAAAGAAAATGGAGAAATCTCTCAAGCAAATGGCAAAGCTAGGGTAAAATCTCCAAGAGCTTTGGCGGTTAAATTTAGTATTTTTATGAATATTTTTAACAAGCCAAATTATGAGATTATTTACATTGATACAAATTATCAAGTTTCTATTGTAGGTAGTCCTGATAAAAAATATTTATGGATTTTATCAAGACAAATTTTAACAAAAGAGCAAATAAATTCTTTGCTTGAAATAGCCAAGCAAAGAGGTTTTGATATAAGTGATGTGATTTTTGATGAGTATTAA
- a CDS encoding NAD(P)-dependent alcohol dehydrogenase, producing MDSKIFLENGRVKSKGYAMLSKDSKFTPFEFTRHKVGKNDILIAIKYAGICHSDIHTARSEWGEATYPCVPGHEIAGEVIAVGENVSKFKVGDFAGVGCMVNSCGECEACKKSQEQFCENGKTIYTYNCKDVFHDNENTYGGYSNNIVVSEKFAINVPKNAPLDKVAPLLCAGITTYSPLKFSNIKEGSSVAVAGFGGLGMMAVKYAVKMGAKVSIFARNENKKAEALAMGVSNFYTSTDKSVVKERFDLIISTIPTPYDPLAYMDLLKFGGEMAIVGLPPHEVSPSINIIHFVFKAGKKVYGSLIGGIKETQEMLDFSLEHGIYPEIELIKPSEIDKAYENLTSGKAKFRYVIDMSAED from the coding sequence ATGGACTCAAAAATCTTTTTAGAAAATGGTCGTGTTAAAAGTAAAGGTTATGCTATGCTTAGCAAGGATTCTAAATTCACACCTTTTGAATTTACACGCCATAAAGTAGGCAAAAACGACATTCTAATCGCTATCAAATACGCAGGAATTTGTCATAGTGACATACATACCGCAAGAAGCGAATGGGGCGAGGCAACCTACCCTTGCGTACCTGGCCATGAGATAGCAGGGGAAGTTATCGCTGTGGGTGAAAATGTGAGTAAATTTAAAGTAGGTGATTTTGCTGGGGTTGGGTGCATGGTAAACTCATGCGGAGAATGCGAAGCATGCAAAAAATCTCAAGAGCAATTTTGCGAAAATGGAAAAACTATCTACACTTATAATTGCAAAGATGTGTTTCATGATAATGAAAACACCTACGGAGGTTACTCAAACAACATCGTAGTAAGTGAAAAATTTGCTATCAATGTACCAAAAAATGCTCCACTTGACAAAGTAGCGCCTTTACTTTGTGCGGGTATTACTACCTATTCACCACTTAAATTTTCAAATATCAAAGAAGGCTCAAGCGTAGCCGTAGCAGGTTTTGGTGGGCTTGGTATGATGGCAGTAAAATATGCTGTAAAAATGGGTGCAAAAGTAAGTATTTTTGCAAGAAATGAGAACAAAAAAGCAGAAGCTCTAGCTATGGGTGTAAGTAATTTTTATACTAGTACGGACAAAAGCGTAGTAAAAGAGAGATTTGACCTCATCATCTCTACCATACCAACCCCTTATGATCCGCTAGCTTATATGGATTTATTAAAATTTGGTGGTGAAATGGCTATAGTAGGATTACCTCCACATGAAGTAAGTCCTAGCATTAACATCATTCATTTTGTATTTAAAGCAGGTAAAAAAGTATATGGCTCGTTGATTGGGGGCATTAAAGAAACTCAAGAAATGCTTGATTTTTCTTTAGAACATGGAATTTATCCTGAAATTGAACTCATCAAACCAAGTGAGATTGATAAAGCTTATGAAAATCTCACTTCAGGAAAAGCCAAATTCCGCTATGTAATCGATATGAGCGCGGAGGATTAA